Proteins encoded within one genomic window of Bradyrhizobium sp. AZCC 1719:
- the gvpJ gene encoding gas vesicle protein GvpJ — protein sequence MTQTPQANGRLSGELYKVVELILDRGLVIDVFVRVSVIGLEVVTIDARVVVAGVDAYLRFAEVCGRLDLTGSSPRIGRSLPDGALPLELPGRARTEIG from the coding sequence ATTGTCGGGCGAGCTGTACAAAGTCGTTGAATTGATCCTGGACCGCGGGCTGGTCATCGACGTGTTCGTGCGTGTGTCGGTGATCGGCCTCGAGGTGGTCACCATCGATGCGCGGGTCGTCGTGGCCGGCGTCGATGCTTACCTGCGCTTCGCCGAGGTGTGTGGCCGCCTCGATCTCACCGGCAGCAGCCCCCGGATCGGCCGCTCGCTGCCCGACGGCGCGCTGCCGCTCGAGCTACCCGGCCGGGCGCGCACGGAAATCGGCTGA
- a CDS encoding GvpL/GvpF family gas vesicle protein: MSSYVYCVTRASHPLPLEGAVGVGERAPALRLVCEQDLVAVVSDAPENLRAKRRDLVKHDAVIGRIYAAGTVLPMRFGIVAPDDEAVQTELRSRARRYGELLCRIDGHVELNVKGVHAEEALLRDLLLQNDELRARNHALRAADGGRHQDKVAFGEHVAAAVAERRARDAGQVIARLQPHAAQIRRGPPVDGCFVNVSFLVASGARADFDGALSPLRRELPGYASVELYGPLPPYSFVGNEADV; the protein is encoded by the coding sequence ATGAGCAGCTACGTCTACTGTGTCACGCGTGCCTCGCACCCACTACCGCTCGAAGGCGCGGTGGGGGTGGGAGAGCGAGCTCCCGCCCTCCGGCTCGTGTGCGAGCAGGATCTCGTCGCGGTGGTTAGCGACGCGCCGGAGAACTTGCGCGCGAAGCGGCGCGATCTGGTGAAGCACGATGCGGTCATCGGACGGATCTACGCAGCCGGCACCGTGCTGCCGATGCGGTTCGGGATAGTCGCGCCCGACGACGAGGCCGTGCAGACGGAGCTTCGATCGAGGGCGCGTCGCTATGGCGAACTGCTGTGCCGGATCGATGGCCATGTCGAGCTCAACGTCAAAGGCGTTCATGCGGAGGAAGCTCTTCTCCGCGACCTCTTGCTTCAGAACGACGAGTTACGCGCGCGAAATCACGCACTTCGTGCCGCCGATGGCGGCCGCCATCAGGACAAGGTGGCGTTCGGCGAGCACGTGGCCGCCGCCGTTGCGGAGCGGCGCGCGCGTGACGCGGGCCAGGTCATCGCCCGCCTGCAACCACATGCCGCGCAGATACGTCGGGGCCCGCCGGTCGACGGTTGCTTCGTCAACGTATCGTTCCTGGTGGCGTCCGGCGCCCGGGCGGACTTCGATGGTGCCCTGTCGCCGCTGCGCCGCGAGCTGCCCGGCTACGCAAGCGTCGAGTTGTAC